In one Brienomyrus brachyistius isolate T26 chromosome 5, BBRACH_0.4, whole genome shotgun sequence genomic region, the following are encoded:
- the LOC125742643 gene encoding heparan sulfate glucosamine 3-O-sulfotransferase 6-like, with protein MGCSIWRIRHNFGHLKAQSKVSFFFTMIIIFTYLFYCLTGICDPLPRLVNEHQTLTSANKYNALGSFRDRLDFPTSSPQHQSSAQSHQNQTSAELPEEKKRTVPYEGGKALPPMPHAVKAREDVVDGISVFNNFGTKKFPQAIIIGVKKGGTRALLEFLRIHPDVRAVGTEPHFFDRFYERGLEWYRNLMPRTLDGQITMEKTPSYFVTKEAPGRVFTMSRSTKLIVVVRDPVTRAVSDYTQTLSKNPGLPTFQDLAFKNFSRGLIDTSWSAVRIGIYAKHLENWLQYFPLSSLLFVSGERLVTDPAGEIGRVQDFLDLKRVISDKHFYFNQTKGFPCLKKPEGSSHPRCLGKSKGRPHPHIPGEVLLRLRDFYRPFNLKFYQMTGQDFGWG; from the exons ATGGGATGTAGCATATGGAGAATTCGGCACAACTTCGGACATTTGAAGGCGCAATCTAAAGTGTCTTTTTTCTTTACCATGATCAttatttttacttatttattttattgtctCACTGGAATCTGCGACCCACTACCGAGGCTAGTAAACGAGCATCAAACTTTAACCAGCGCAAACAAGTACAATGCGCTGGGAAGCTTTCGCGACAGACTGGACTTTCCTACATCTTCGCCTCAGCACCAGTCCAGCGCGCAAAGTCACCAGAACCAAACTTCTGCAGAACTTCCCGAGGAGAAGAAGCGGACCGTACCGTACGAGGGAGGGAAGGCGCTACCACCCATGCCCCACGCTGTCAAGGCACGGGAAGACGTCGTCGACGGCATATCTGTGTTCAATAACTTCGGCACCAAAAAGTTTCCACAAGCGATTATCATTGGCGTGAAGAAAGGGGGAACAAGAGCGCTGCTTGAGTTTCTTCGCATTCATCCTGATGTTAGAGCTGTCGGCACGGAGCCGCACTTTTTTGACAGGTTTTACGAGAGAGGACTGGAGTGGTACAG AAACCTTATGCCCCGGACCCTCGATGGACAGATCACTATGGAGAAGACGCCCAGTTACTTTGTGACCAAAGAAGCTCCCGGCCGGGTTTTCACCATGAGCCGCAGCACCAAACTGATCGTGGTCGTGCGCGACCCTGTCACGAGGGCGGTGTCTGACTACACTCAGACCCTTTCCAAAAACCCGGGGCTGCCCACTTTCCAGGATCTTGCCTTCAAGAACTTCAGCAGAGGGCTGATCGACACCTCCTGGAGCGCCGTCCGCATCGGAATATACGCCAAGCACTTGGAGAACTGGCTCCAGTACTTCCCGCTCTCCAGTCTCTTGTTTGTCAGCGGCGAGCGCCTGGTGACAGATCCGGCCGGGGAGATCGGCCGCGTGCAGGACTTCCTGGACTTGAAGCGTGTCATCAGTGACAAACACTTCTACTTCAACCAGACCAAGGGCTTCCCCTGTCTGAAGAAACCAGAGGGCAGCAGCCACCCCCGTTGTCTGGGAAAGTCCAAGGGGCGACCCCATCCGCACATTCCCGGGGAGGTGCTGCTGAGGCTCAGGGACTTCTACAGACCTTTCAACCTCAAGTTCTACCAAATGACCGGCCAGGACTTTGGCTGGGGCTGA